Proteins encoded together in one Apis cerana isolate GH-2021 linkage group LG4, AcerK_1.0, whole genome shotgun sequence window:
- the LOC108003564 gene encoding protein lap4 isoform X5: protein MFRCIPIFKGCNRQVEYIDKRHCSLPCVPDDILRYSRSLEELLLDANHIRDLPKNFFRLQKLRKLGLSDNEIHRLPPDIQNFENLVELDVSRNDIPDIPENIKNLRALQVADFSSNPIPRLPAGFVQLRNLTVLGLNDMSLTNLPPDFGSLEALQSLELRENLLKSLPESLSQLYKLERLDLGDNDIEVLPAHIGELPALQELWLDHNQLQHLPPEIGELKTLVCLDVSENRLEDLPEEIGGLEALTDLHLSQNVIEKLPDGLGELKKLTILKVDQNRLSTLNPNIGRCENLQELILTENFLLELPVSIGKLLNLNNLNVDRNSLQSLPTETGNLKQLGVLSLRDNKLQYLPIEVGQCTALHVLDVSGNRLQYLPYSLINLNLKAVWLSKNQAQPMLTFQTDVDEETGQEILTCFLLPQLEIHPDDSGRLGMLAGMRNAVQDGEIRELGSSDDEGWQEKEASRTHSVKFTDEPPETDKETPFVRQNTPHPKELKAKAHKLFSKGKNDSRSASTDEQDVSQTFGLDKTETDVSTKPNDLTVDLIEQESLKHESVENEQKEIVPGVTDNIDVQSSNEPEIVSNQYIVESNTDVRTEGSISELKDRNDKEDDESENEETQRHVEFSIAEGTDYDGSGDSNRPNRLHRRDTPHHLKNKRIHTAVDKEKVASIIAQALMKKNDEISTSTSAPAETTENFDAQSQDAEPTIEVREEQYEIHIERTTGGLGLSIAGGIGSTPFKGDDEGIFISRVTEGGPADLAGLKVEDKVLSVNGVSVVNVGHYDAVEVLKACGRVLVLVVQREVTRIVPPFEQQISSRKNSVCSSLSTSRAPSATSHVSSIGFSHNLENGDALSHDAIKCKKIPEPISSTKVGNEPMVSVLVHTTLIRDQNGLGFSIAGGEGSPPFKDNSDAIYISRITDGGVAQKDGKLLVGDKVISINGVEMRGAKHEQAVALLTGLERFVRLVVEREIPFSQANAATVVTPSEKSPRVIGAPKPYTGLYNANSYIANKPGYTGYRRSIDADRTLSPSPTSKTPPPMKIETTELPKMNGVTESGNIKNVSSISPSPTNSQLHPQPAPRHSISQPTITPTTTTSSTPTSSTEPRSTSPQEDIQVPKPITNEEFQAMIPAHFLRPPTSSPSPDSHQGPIVTVTIKQPDNLPGDVNFPPAPTTLGKVTETITKSTLTETVVTRVTENQLVPPVIIEDVILVKEGSLGFSIIGGTDHSCTPFGAKEPGIFISHVVPGGIAAKSGKLRMGDRILKVNGTDVTKATHQEAVMELLRPGDQIVLTVQHDPLPENYQELVITKEPGEKLGMHIKGGLRGQKGNPLDHTDEGVFISKINSGGAAKRDGRLKVGMRLLEVNGTSLLGATHQEAVNILRCSGNTITLVVCKGYDKSEIEPVLPISDGRDSKESRTSKELKDATTEGTKSLSQSISSLDRDDEEAATLRQEQEMKAELVAWEQEERERALLEHREKSTPEKVLDVVRAAESLVSKSNSPVDMVVPPKSPGGTKDLKTTTIVMSKHTLAPQNTNSLRKERTGTSVDNPSPKSPISTLTPSMNFDHTTAVQSLPSPKKKSSIPKRSITFADLPPISKEPINYSISAKEDPSPLHDSKFTFDPQTISYKKVYQNPIQATHSRFKLPPTPLTAPKSIEDYGTSISFGKRQNARSVDGNSQVELSPTTSPTPPLVKMSVSDKKKLFESAMEEHLKPSPKPEKVFSFLSQDEVEKMKQEEEKKIATLTRDELKSWAQLDENEGLEDLEETLEDQDNRRPNSRLSSRTSIPLLQNLPSSVRTAKAERRLKERLIQEGIISDEDEESHLSPAEQRALRAEKRAAWRQARLKSLEQDALQAQIVIKKMSEMMDTNKTSSMQDSTDIPITPVSESEKTTDFTTLRPSSADFPKLAVRSKVGPPKEIRESEKVVDEKVTRRTEEYVDEVTGERRVRTVEYVEKLIERQVETLREKIISLELSNAEDEIESITGTGASDAESESEEITVQPPTMTTLQERNETIISTNEGAAPKISANTVLVSKKKKRKRSKKGRH, encoded by the exons ATATACCAGACATTCCTGAGAACATCAAGAATTTACGGGCACTTCAGGTGGCGGATTTCAGTAGTAATCCTATTCCAAg GCTTCCAGCAGGGTTTGtgcaattaagaaatttaactgTTTTGGGACTTAATGATATGTCTCTTACGAATCTACCGCCTGATTTCGGAAG CTTAGAGGCGTTACAATCATTGGAGTTAAGGGAAAATTTGCTCAAGTCCTTGCCAGAATCGCTATCCCAACTTTATAAATTGGAGCGGCTAGATCTTGGTGACAATGACATTGAAGTTTTA ccaGCACATATAGGAGAATTACCAGCATTACAAGAATTATGGCTGGATCATAATCAGTTACAACATTTACCACCAGAAATAGGAGAATTGAAAACGTTAGTGTGTCTGGATGTATCTGAAAATCGTTTGGAAGATCTTCCAGAAGAAATAGGAGGTCTAGAGGCTTTGACGGATCTTCATTTATCGCAAaatgttattgaaaaattacctGATGGGCTTGGAGAATTAAAGAAACTTACTATTCTTAAAGTCGATCAAAATAGGCTTTCTACTCTAAATCCAAATATAGGCAG GTgtgaaaatttacaagaattaattcttacggaaaattttctcttagAACTGCCTGTATCTATAGGAAAACTtcttaatctaaataatttgaatgtaGATAGGAATAGTTTGCAATCACTTCCTACGGAAACGG gaaatttaaaacaattgggTGTACTATCCTtaagagataataaattacaatatcttCCAATCGAAGTTGGACAATGTACTGCTCTCCATGTATTGGATGTGTCTGGCAATag attacAATACTTGCCATATTCCTTAATCAATTTGAACTTGAAGGCAGTATGGTTAAGTAAAAATCAAGCACAACCAATGCTTACTTTTCAGACAGATGTTGATGAAGAAACTGGACAAGAAATATTAACCTGTTTTCTTTTACCACAATTAGAAATTCATCCAGATG attcagGAAGACTTGGTATGCTTGCTGGAATGAGAAATGCTGTTCAAGATGGTGAAATACGTGAACTTGGTAGTAGTGATGATGAAGGATGGCAAGAAAAAGAAGCATCAAGAACGCATTCTGTCAAGTTTACAGATGAACCTCCAGAAACTGATAAGGAG ACACCTTTTGTACGACAAAATACACCTCATCCCAAAGAATTAAAAGCAAAagctcataaattatttagtaaaggaaaaaatgacaGTCGTTCAGCATCTACAGATGAgcaa gatGTTTCTCAAACATTTGGTTTGGACAAAACTGAAACTGATGTTTCAACAAAACCTAACGATTTGACAGTTGATTTGATAGAACAAGAATCATTAAAACATGAATCTGtagaaaatgaacaaaaagaaattgtaccTGGAGTAACTGATAATATAGATGTTCAATCTAGTAATGAACCAGAAATAGTTTCTAATCAATATATAGTAGAATCTAATact gacGTAAGAACTGAAGGTTCAATATCTGAGTTAAAGGATAGAAATGATAAGGAGGATGATGAATctgaaaatgaagaaacacAAAGACATGTAGAATTTTCTATAGCTGAAGGTACAGATTATGATGGTAGTGGTGATTCAAATAGACCAAATAGACTTCATCGTAGAGATACTCCACATCATTTGAAAAACAAGCGAATTCATACAGCAgtggataaagaaaaagtagCATCCATTATTGCACaa GCactcatgaaaaaaaatgatgaaatttccACATCCACATCAGCACCTGCAGAAACTACAGAAAATTTTGATGCTCAAAGTCAag ATGCTGAGCCGACAATAGAAGTACGAGAAGAACAATACGAAATTCACATCGAAAGAACAACAGGTGGTCTAGGCTTATCAATAGCTGGTGGTATTGGTTCAACCCCTTTTAAAGGCGATGATGAAGgcatttttatttccagaGTTACTGaag gtGGACCTGCAGATTTAGCAGGTTTAAAAGTGGAAGATAAAGTATTATCTGTTAATGGTGTATCAGTAGTAAATGTAGGTCATTATGATGCTGTAGAAGTTTTGAAAGCTTGTGGACGAGTTCTTGTATTAGTAGTTCAAAGAGAAGTTACAAGGATAGTGCCTCCATTTGAAcag cAGATATCATCGAGAAAAAACTCAGTGTGCTCTAGTTTAAGTACTAGTAGAGCTCCAAGTGCAACATCTCATGTTTCATCTATAGGTTTTTcacataatttagaaaatggtGATGCTTTATCTCATGATGCTAttaag tgtaAGAAAATTCCTGAACCTATATCTTCAACAAAAGTAGGCAATGAACCAATGGTATCAGTTCTTGTTCACACAACATTAATACGGGACCAAAATGGGCTTGGATTTAGTATTGCTGGTGGAGAAGGTTCTCCACCATTCAAAGACAATAGTGAT gcgatatatatttcaagaataacAGATGGCGGCGTAGCACAAAAAGATGGTAAATTATTAGTTGGAGACAAAGTAATATCT aTTAATGGAGTTGAGATGAGAGGAGCTAAGCATGAACAAGCAGTTGCTTTATTAACAGGTTTAGAAAGATTTGTTCGATTAGTAGTTGAACGCGAAATACCATTTTCGCAAGCAAATGCAGCTACGGTCGTAACACCTTCAGAAAAATCACCACGAGTGATCGGTGCACCTAAACCATATACAGGATTATATAATGCCAATAGTTATATAGCAAATAAACCGGGATATACTGGATACAGACGTTCTATAGATGCTGATAGAACATTATCTCCAAGCCCTACTTCGAAAACGCCTCCACctatgaaaattgaaactaCTGAATTACCGAAAATGAACGGTGTTACAGAAtcaggaaatattaaaaatgtttcttcgaTATCACCAAGTCCAACAAATAGCCAACTACATCCACAGCCTGCTCCTAGGCACAGCATTTCGCAACCAACAATTACACCTACAACTACTACGAGTTCAACGCCCACATCTTCTACAGAACCTAGGTCAACCTCACCCCAGGAAGATATACAGGTACCCAAGCCTATCACCAATGAAGAATTTCAGGCTATGATTCCTGCTCATTTCCTTCGTCCTCCTACTTCCTCACCATCGCCAGATTCCCATCAAGGCCCTATCGTGACAGTGACAATAAAACAGCCTGATAATCTACCTGGAGATGTTAATTTTCCTCCGGCTCCTACAACACTTGGTAAAGTTACTGAGACCATCACAAAGAGCACTCTCACCGAGACCGTCGTAACTAGGGTGACTGAAAATCAATTGGTACCACCAGTAATTATTGAG gaCGTGATTCTTGTAAAAGAGGGATCTCTAGGATTTAGTATTATTGGTGGTACGGATCATTCATGCACTCCATTTGGTGCAAAGGAACctggaatatttatatctcat GTCGTGCCTGGTGGTATAGCTGCAAAATCTGGTAAATTAAGAATGGGTGATAGAATACTAAAGGTAAATGGTACTGATGTAACAAAAGCTACTCATCAAGAGGCTGTGATGGAACTTTTGCGACCAGGAGATCAAATAGTGCTTACTGTCCAACACGATCCACTACCCGAAAATTATcag gaatTAGTTATTACAAAAGAACCAGGAGAGAAACTGGGCATGCATATTAAAGGTGGACTTCGAGGACAAAAAGGTAATCCACTTGATCATACAGATGAAGGGGTTTTTATATCCAAAATCAACTCAGGTGGTGCAGCTAAAAGAGATGGAAGActgaaa gttGGAATGAGACTATTAGAAGTTAATGGTACATCATTATTAGGCGCAACTCACCAAGAAGCAGTAAATATATTGCGATGTTCAGGAAATACGATTACTTTGGTGGTTTGTAAAGGATATGATAAGAGTGAAATTGAACCAGTATTACCAATATCCGATGGAAGAGATTCTAAGGAATCTAGAACATCCAAAGAATTAAAGGATGCTACAACAGAAGGTACTAAATCGTTATCACAAAGTATATCCAGTCTGGATCGCGATGATGAAGAAGCAGCAACTCTTAGACAAGAACAGGAAATGAAAGCTGAACTTGTCGCATGGGaacaagaagaaagagaacgtGCTTTGCTTGAGCATAGAGAAAAATCTACTCCTGAAAAa gTATTAGATGTAGTAAGAGCAGCTGAATCATTAGTAAGCAAATCAAATAGTCCGGTTGATATGGTCGTACCACCAAAGTCACCAGGTGGTACGAAAGATCTCAAAACAACCACTATTGTGATGAGCAAACATACTCTAGCACCTCAAAATACAAAT TCACTGAGGAAAGAGAGAACTGGAACATCAGTGGACAATCCATCGCCCAAGTCTCCGATCTCTACTTTAACTCCATCGATGAATTTCGATCACACTACTGCTGTCCAAAGCTTGCCCtctccaaagaaaaaaagttccaTACCAAAACGTAGTATTACATTTGCTGATCTTCCTCCCATTTCTAAAGAAccaattaattattccatttcgGCGAAAGAAGATCCATCACCTTTGCATGATAGTAAATTTACTTTCGATCCTCAAACTATTTCTTATAAGAAAGTCTATCAAAATCCTATCCAAGCTACTCATTCTCGTTTCAAACTTCCTCCTACACCTTTAACTGCTCCTAAATCTATAGAAGATTATGGTACTTCAATTTCTTTTGGTAAACGACAGAACGCACGCTCTGTTGATGGGAATAGTCAGGTTGAG CTTTCTCCAACAACATCACCAACACCACCTCTAGTAAAGATGTCGGttagtgataaaaaaaaattgtttgaaagtGCCATGGAGGAACATTTAAAACCTTCCCCTAAACCAG aaaaagtATTCAGTTTTCTAAGTCAGGATGAAGTTGAGAAAATGAAACAAGAAGAAG AAAAGAAGATTGCTACTCTAACGCGGGATGAATTAAAGTCGTGGGCACAACTTGATGAAAATGAAGGTTTGGAAGATTTAGAAGAAACATTAGAAGATCAGGATAATCGGCGACCTAA TAGCCGACTGAGTTCGCGAACTTCGATCCCTCTTCTGCAAAATCTTCCAAGCAGTGTAAGGACAGCAAAAGCAGAACGCCGCTTGAAAGAAAGATTAATACAGgag GGTATAATTTCGGATGAAGATGAAGAAAGTCATTTAAGTCCTGCCGAACAGAGAGCGTTAAGAGCAGAAAAACGTGCGGCATGGAGACAAGCACGTTTGAAATCTCTGGAacaa GATGCTCTTCAAGCACagatagtaattaaaaaaatgagtgAAATGATGGACACGAATAAAACAAGTTCAATGCAGGATTCTACAGATATTCCTATTACTCCTGTTTCTGAATCGGAAAAGACAACTGAT TTCACTACGTTACGGCCGTCTAGTGCAGATTTTCCCAAACTTGCTGTACGTAGCAAAGTGGGTCCCCCTAAAGAGATACGCGAATCCGAGAAAGTAGTGGACGAGAAGGTCACTCGACGTACTGAGGAATATGTGGATGAGGTGACGGGTGAACGACGTGTGCGAACAGTCGAATACGTCGAGAAACTCATTGAACGACag gTTGAAACTCTACGAGAAAAGATAATATCATTGGAATTAAGTAATGCAGAAGATGAAATAGAAAGTATTACCGGTACAGGAGCAAGTGATGCTGAAAGCGAAAGCGAAGAAATTACTGTACAACCTCCTACTATGACTACTTtacaagaaagaaatgaaacaattatatcTACAAATGAAGGTGCCGCACCTAAAATAAGTGCAAATACTGTtcttgtttcaaaaaaaaagaaacgaaaacgtTCGAAGAAAGGTCGTCATTGa